A genome region from Hemitrygon akajei chromosome 14, sHemAka1.3, whole genome shotgun sequence includes the following:
- the ucn3l gene encoding urocortin 3, like encodes MMSFTKLVLLLIVCCTARTGFGYDTYQLNKRYSCNNELLSEAMKEESSEDSSMKDRDMIYLPNDRSSLVEEKEKRTLPFPRYKYLTRTQLKRKMYQNTARSNRRTKFTLSLDVPTNILNILLNIAKAKNMRAKAAANARLMAKIGRRK; translated from the coding sequence ATGATGTCTTTCACCAAACTTGTGTTGCTGCTAATTGTATGTTGCACTGCAAGAACAGGCTTTGGCTACGACACGTACCAATTAAACAAAAGGTATTCGTGCAACAACGAGCTGCTTTCTGAAGCAATGAAGGAAGAATCTTCTGAAGACTCCTCAATGAAGGATAGAGACATGATCTACCTACCAAATGACAGATCTTCGTTGGTtgaagaaaaagagaaaaggacATTGCCATTTCCTCGATATAAATATCTCACCCGAACACAATTAAAAAGGAAAATGTATCAGAATACAGCAAGGAGCAATCGTCGAACCAAATTCACCTTGTCTCTCGATGTTCCGACGAACATTCTCAATATTCTTTTAAACATTGCAAAAGCTAAAAACATGAGGGCAAAGGCAGCAGCTAATGCTCGTCTGATGGCAAAAATTGGTCGAAGAAAGTAG